gcatttcagaggttgccaatgcgctcatcatgatttttgagatatTATCTATACAGAACAACTctaatttttgctctagcaaaattttgcaacaggcccgtCGTAAACACTGATATCTTGTTAAGGTGTTGACTTCCAGAATTACCGTAGTGTGATTCATTATCCTCATGAAGTTTTAAAAGAGAAACATGCTGATTAGTGCTTCAACTCATACCTGCTGATGATAAGTGATTATCACTTTTAAAACTGAATTTAGTTTTATTCATGTCCTCAGTCTCTGCAGGATCAAATCTGATGATAAGTTAAGCACATGGTTTAcgtgaggaaaataaaaaacttcCACTTCGTGGCTTATTATGGTTCTAGTCTCtaattctcccccccccccccaactcttTTGAAAACTTGTAGCAACCACTttctaacaaaaaaattgaacttaacCGGAAATGAGGAAAAAGACTCAGCacggaaaatcaaaaaatttggcGCTAGCCACAAGATTATTTGATACGATATTCTTTGTGACCTCCTGAGCACCATGAGCTAGTAAAATCAAACTTTATAAAtgccaattttgagaaaaaaggagCTGAGAAAGGAATTTCCCAACATCTTTACACTAATTATCGTGTGAAATTGGCAATATCTGATTGGTGATCCTGGAGATTTTGTATTTCTCCACTGGCCAGGAGGGTAAGACACAAGGAAGAGAATCCAATGCCTCCTTATGATAATAGCCTACGCCAGTGTCCACACACACAAAGTAACAGTACCACTCAATGCAAAAACGCAAGCAATGGTGTCGAAAAATATgctttttggctttgattttcTTGACTTTGGCACATAGAAGGTTTAACCGCAGAGGCTTAAGGGGTTGTAAGGAACATTGtatcaaataaaaacaaaatttagctGGCGCCAACTTTCTTAAGATGCTGTATAGAGTCATTTACAGATGGATATTTAATCAAATGAAAACGACAAGATAAAATGCATTAGCAAAGAGCAAAGAGAGGGGAAGCAGTATAATAAAACTTACAGATGATTTTTGAGGTAGTATTACAGACTCTTCAAATAGACTACAATCAAAAAGGCACTGAAGCGCTGCCATTCGAATTTTCTGTTGAACAaagcagaaagaaaaaattaaggttaagAACTACTATAAGTTACTCGTGCAACAATTATGCGAGTTCAAAAAGTAACACAAATTAAtaggatgtttcaaaatctttcatctcctaccttgatttttttttaaaggaaaccagccaacattttcattgaaccttgttgcaatttttcttacGAAGCTAGGTTAAATTAATAGGGCTCAGTAAAACAGTTGCATGTAAATtggggtgtttcaaaatctttcatttcctatcttgattttttttaaagaaaaccagCCAACATTTCCATTGAAccttgttgcaatttttcttacGAAGTTTAAGATATCCAAAAAGGGAAACCAAAGCTAATAGAAAACACAAAGTGAGAAGAGCAAGAAAAAACATAAGGAGTCaatcccaaaaaaaaattaaaaataaaattaaaaaaaaataaagaaatgaacaaaaatactCTAACTTTTATTCTATTATAagagtaaaaattaataaattcttagcaaatgcaaaatttaattacaaAGGCAAATGCAAAATTTATGCAAGTTTTGAAAACAGGAGATGTAAGAATAATTTATTTCTTGCACATTTCTTTTCGGATTCCCTTTTTTAGAGCTTATTATATGAACTCCAACGTAACAAATAATAAATATTGGCATACTATGATAATCCCTTTCAAACTCCATTATAAAGGTATAAATCAAATTTCTTAGATGTTAGGAGCTGAGGATAGTGGactgttaaaatttaaattcaactaAAACAAACCATTTGAGGTGAAGATTTTGCGAGGTTAAGAAATAATGTCATGAAAGTTCCTAGATGAGGCTGGAGTAAGTTTGATTTGGCTTGAAGCAAACTGGAAATAATTTTAAGTGCAGGTAATTGTAGCTGTTCTAAAGACTCCAATCTCAAGGTCTCAATGAGCACGGGTAACACCTGTGAAAGATAAAAACTTAacaattaaagaagaaaaaatattagataaagaaattaaaatataagataaagaaattaaaaaaaatttagaaaaatgatTAATGATAATTAGAAGCTGACGGACAATTAATCAATTAATGAAGGCTGTAACTTGATCAAATAAAACTTCCGACAAGCTGACAACACCTATAAATTACTTCTTCTCCatgctttttttctcttaaaaaagaaTTTCCTATACTATTATCCTTGCatgcaaaaaatattaagaaaagtgacaatttcatgaaatattggtAGAAAATTAATACCTAAATATATCTTACCTCTGATAAGTACATGTTGACAACTTGACTAGGTATGTAATTCAGCTGATATAAAACTGCCATTAGGTATGAAGTCTTAAATGACGCTGATTTACTTAGTTCAACTAATTTTGGAACACATTGGAAAAGTCTTTGTCTATACAACATCCTGAGAAAACagataaaaaagaacaacatagaatgttttcagagaaaaaaagctgaaaaacaaCCAAACAAGATAACATATTGATGCTGAAACTCctaaaccacatatctccgtttgcgacgttgcagacttcctgtcatattttattttttaaaaggaaaactactcaagggcaatttttagaaaaaactgtaatgatttttcttttacatgcaaagaaaattatatgataactttgaggaaaaatgttgatttgttcacctttaaaaataataatatgggAGCAGACATttcaaaacaccgcaaacgagatacatggtttgagAGTCCAAACCCGATATATCATCGATAGATTACGAACACCTATCgattgaatgaaaaaagaaattattagaAACTAAAGTAAACTCACTTTACGTTGCAATGGCTGGCTATACTGAAATAAGCATCATCTTCTACAATAATCCTGAACATTTCAGCAGCCTTCAGTTTATTTTCATCAACTCCATGTCCTAATAGATTAATTAgctgaaaatgaaagaacaagAAAACACGTAAGCTTAAAGAAACTTAAGTAGTAGCAGATAATTACAGAAAGTAAATTACACCCTAATTTTCAAGACAGACTATCGGTAGTAAAAGTGACCATAGTCTTAAACTTGAAGCTAAGACATTGGTACCACTAAGAGCAGGGTGATAAGTTAtcttcgatttcaaaaatttattatttttccattattttctgAGGTTTTTGGACGTATGATACCTCAACTTTTCCATgacatttcaatgaattttttgacaTGATTTCTCATAGAAATGCCTGTCACAGAAAAcgtctcttgaaattgaaaaaaataaaataaataataatgggGGAACTTCCGGGCAGAAATTCCAATTTCCGCCAATAGAGCATGTGGATGCAGTggaaaataatcaaaagttACGCTGGAAGAAAGAATTTCAAGATTCTGcagcaaaatttcctgatttctcAAGGTTTGGTGCCATTCCCAAACTTTTCATGGTTTTGAATAACTTTCCAAGAACTTGTCACCCTGCAAGAAGAGTATTTTGACACAAATCCTGTCCAAGAATATCAGACCAAACTAGAGTTATGATCATCTGAAGTTTGCATTTTAATAGAGGATgatttgagaaaaaactatTTGGGGCTAAGGAATACTTAGTAGaggaatttcaacaatttttctctaaaatttttgttattttctttcatattttcctgtttttaccAAATTTGTAAAGTTTCctggtttttcctgactgtgacaacccttTTCATAGCTTTGTCAGAGGGAGAAAAATGGTTTCCTTCTGAAATATCACCTATTAAAAGTGACGTTTTTGAcgtcaaattcaaatttttgatttaGATTTTTGTAGAAACAAGAAGTTCACAGCGCCGATTTTCAAGCTAATTATGCAATAAAGGGCCTTTTAAATATGCTTCAAGGGGCCCCAGCCTCTCTGACTTAGGTTCTAGTAGTATATtaatgaaaaagaagataacttaaaaaataaatatagtaACCTTATCAAGCCAAAAATTAGCATTTGCGTGATTTCGACTGAGCAAGGCTTTGACTATCCATCCGGTGAGGTAAGGCTTTTTTGCATAAGAAGGCAACATCAACCTCAGCAGAGACGTTTCCTGAGTTTTCTTTATCAAGAAGATAGTTTTGAATTTGCTCTAGTTTGAGGTTCGCATCTGGTTCTGAAACATGAGACAGATAGAAACTACATAAGAGTAAGTTCCTAAAAACACAGACTAGGATAGATACTTAATCTTATGCACAAGCCCCACAACACAGATCGGTTGTCATGCAAATAAATTGGGGCGAGCTCTGACAGAAAGAGCTACGAATGTGAATACTTCTGAGTTAAGGTTGTCGTGTAATGGCTGAGATATTGCAGGAGAGATACTGTTTTACTGAGCGCAGATGCTGTGTCTGTGGTAATTTAAAGGTTAAATCATGTAACAAATATGtttttatgctgtttttaaGAGAAATGTTAAGCAAAATCACCTGAAGCTTTGTTCACAAGGAGTGCAATAAGTCTTGCTGCATGAAGAATAACTTCTTCATTTGTTGCATGAAATATCAAATctgcacaaaatttcaaaattgtactTGTTGTGGATTTATCAACTGGCATTCGTATGCGAGTTAAAAGACTAGATAACAAGAATAGCTGaa
The genomic region above belongs to Bemisia tabaci chromosome 8, PGI_BMITA_v3 and contains:
- the LOC140225276 gene encoding MMS19 nucleotide excision repair protein homolog yields the protein MQTSDDHNSSLLINLLGHGVDENKLKAAEMFRIIVEDDAYFSIASHCNVKMLYRQRLFQCVPKLVELSKSASFKTSYLMAVLYQLNYIPSQVVNMYLSEVLPVLIETLRLESLEQLQLPALKIISSLLQAKSNLLQPHLGTFMTLFLNLAKSSPQMKIRMAALQCLFDCSLFEESVILPQKSSVLQELIPCLDDKKRLVRREAVRTRSRWFLVGSPVG